Below is a genomic region from Culicoides brevitarsis isolate CSIRO-B50_1 chromosome 2, AGI_CSIRO_Cbre_v1, whole genome shotgun sequence.
TTGAGAAATATCGACCAACAACATTTGATGAAATTGTCGGCAATGTCGAAACAGTTCAACGCCTTTCAGTATTCGCAAAACAGGGAAATGCTCCAAATATTATAATTGCTGTAAGTATTTTGACTCTTATTTCGAGAATATctctaaacatttttcttttagggTCCTCCGGGTGttggaaaaacaacaacaatcctTTGTCTCGCACGTATCTTGCTTGGCGATTGTTTCGATGAAGCTGTTTTGGAAATGAATGCCTCAAATGAGCGCGGAATAGATGTCGTTCGTAACAAGATCAAGAGTTTTGCCCAACAGAAGATTACCCTTCCTAAAGGTCGACACAAGATTATCATTCTCGATGAAGCTGATTCGATGACAGAACAAGCCCAACAAGCACTTCGTCGAACAATGGAAATTTACAGCAACACGACTCGTTTTGCTCTTGCCTGTAATTCATCCGAGAAAATTATCGAGCCAATTCAATCGCGTTGTGCGATGTTACGTTACACAAAACTATCAGATGCACAATTGCTCGCGAAATGTATCGAAGTTTGTCAAAAAGAAAATGTCAAGTACGATGAAAGCGGATTGGAAGCCATTGTATTTACAGCTCAAGGCGATATGAGACAAGCATTGAACAATCTTCAATCCACACACAATGGCTTTGGATTTGTCAACAgcgaaaatgttttcaaagtTTGTGATGAGCCTCATCCATTAATTGTACAAGAAATGTTGGAACATTGCGTAAAAGGAGACATTCATAAGGCGTACAAGATCATGGcgaaattatttcaacttgGATATGCAGCGGAAGATATCATCGGAAACGTTCTTCGTGTTTGCAAACGCATGAAAATgcctgaaaaattgaaactcatTTACATTCGGGATATTGGAGAAGCGCACATGAAAATCATCGACGGATTGAATTCACTCCTGCAAATGACAGGACTTCTTGCAAAGCTGTGCGAAGCTTCTTACGAATATTCAtaagttgttttaaaataaaatttctgttcattcttttcaatttattcaaagaacgttaaaagttgtttatttg
It encodes:
- the LOC134829857 gene encoding replication factor C subunit 2, with the translated sequence MPDNEMDTTPNVGTSAERKSNLPWVEKYRPTTFDEIVGNVETVQRLSVFAKQGNAPNIIIAGPPGVGKTTTILCLARILLGDCFDEAVLEMNASNERGIDVVRNKIKSFAQQKITLPKGRHKIIILDEADSMTEQAQQALRRTMEIYSNTTRFALACNSSEKIIEPIQSRCAMLRYTKLSDAQLLAKCIEVCQKENVKYDESGLEAIVFTAQGDMRQALNNLQSTHNGFGFVNSENVFKVCDEPHPLIVQEMLEHCVKGDIHKAYKIMAKLFQLGYAAEDIIGNVLRVCKRMKMPEKLKLIYIRDIGEAHMKIIDGLNSLLQMTGLLAKLCEASYEYS